CGATGCGCGACGGCGCGGTGATCATCCGCAGCCCGGGGGACAGCGAACTGCCCTCGGCGGTGCGCAACGCGGTGGTCGCCTTCCAGGCCGACCGGCTCTCCGCCGACCTGACCGCCGGCTGGTCGGTGAGCGTGGTCGGGCACGCCACCGAGATCTCCGACCACGAGGAAGTGGAAAAGCTGTCCGGTGCCGCGCCGACGCCGTGGCCGGCATCGGCGGGCGACCGGTTCCTCAAGATCACCGTGAAGCTCGCGTCCGGCACCCGGATCGGCAACGGGCGATGATCAGCGTCTTCCTGGTCGACGACCACGAGGTGGTCCGGCGCGGGGTGGCCCACCTCCTCGAGTCGGACCCGGACCTCGAGGTGATCGGTGAAGCGGGCACGGCGGCGCAGGCGATGGCCCGGATTCCCGCGCTGCGCCCGGACGTCGCGGTGCTCGACGTGCGCCTGCCCGACGGCAACGGGGTGGAGCTGTGCCGCGACCTGCGCTCGCGCCTGCCGGGGCTCAACTGCCTGATGCTCACCTCGTTCACCGACGAGCAGGCCATGCTCGACGCGATCCTCGCCGGGGCGGGCGGGTACGTGATCAAGGACATCGACGGCATGCGGCTGGTCGCCGCGGTGCACGACGTCGGTTCCGGGCTGTCCCTGCTGGACAACCGCGCCGCCGCCGCGCTGATGGCGAAGCTGCGCGCGGAGGTGTCCGTCGACGGCCCGCTGGCCGGCTTGTCCGATCGCGAGCGGGAACTGCTCGGCTTCATCAGCGACGGGCTGACCAACCGCCAGATCGCCACGCGGATGAACCTGGCCGAGAAAACCGTGAAGAACTATGTTTCGCGGCTGCTCACGAAACTCGGCATGCAGCGCCGCACGCAGGCGGCGGTGCTGGCCACCCGGTTGCGCGGGCAGCGGCGCTGATCCCCCTGACCGGCGCTGTTTTTCGGCGGCACCGGGTGCGAATCTGGTTCGTGTGACCGAGGGTGAGGTCCTGCGACTGGTGGTGGTCCGCGCGCTGGAGCTGATCGGCGCCGACCACGTGCTGCTGGCGTTGCCCGCCGACGGCGGCGCCGAACTGGTGGTGGTCGTCTGCGCGGGAGCGGACGAGGCGGCCTTCGACGGCCTGCGCCTGCCCTGCGACGGCACGATCGGCGGCGCGGTCTTCCGCACCGGCAAGGCCCGTCGCGCGGTGACCCCCGGCCCCGGCCTCGACGATCGCTCCGGCGCGGCGATGGCGGTCCCGCTGGCCGGCGTGGACGAGTCGCTCGGTGTGCTGATCGCCTTGCGGGACAAGGGAAAGCCGGTGTTCACCGCGGATCGGGTGACGTTGGCGACCGGGTTCGCCGAGCAGGCCGCGCTGGCCGTGCGGACCGCGCGGGAGCACCTGCACCGGCACGAGCTGGACCTGCTCAACGAACGCGACCGGATCGCCCGCGAACTGCACGACCACGTGATCCAGCGGTTGTTCGCGGTGGGCCTTTCGCTGCAGGGCCTCGGGCGGGCCGCGGAATCCCCGGAACTCCGGCGGCGGCTGACCGAAAGCGTCGAGGACCTGCAGGAGGTGGTCCGCGAGATCCGCAACACGATCTTCGACCTGCACGGCGATCCGGCCGGCGCGACCTGGTTGCGGCGACGGCTCCAGCAGGTGATCGACGAGCTGACCGAGCACACCGGGGTGCGGGCGATCGTGCGGATGTCCGGTCCGCTCAGCGTGATCCCGCCCGAGCTGGCGGTGCACGCCGAGGCGGTGGTGCGCGAGGCGGTCGGCAACACCGTGCGGCACGCGATGGCGCGGTCGGTCACCGTGGCGGTGGCGGTGGAGAACGAGCTGAGCATCGGCGTCACCGACGACGGCTCCGGCATCTCGCCGGATTCGGTCCACAGCGGACTCGCGGCGCTGGCGGCGCGTGCCGCGGATGCCGGTGGCACGCTGCACGTGCAGGCTTCGCCCGAAGGGGGCACCCGGCTGCTCTGGTCGGTGCCGCTGCCGTGAGCGATACCCCCGGAAGTCCCTGTCTTCAGGGGACTTTCGGCCCTGCGGTCCCCGCCCGTCCCCGTGCGATGGTCGATGGTGAACCCTTCCCGGCGAAGGAGACCCGCGATGGACCACGGCTATCCCGACGAGCGGACCATGCGCACCGCGATCGAGCTGGCCGTGCGCGCGCCCTCGGTGCGCAACTCGCAGCCGTGGCGGTGGCGGCTCGGCGGGCGGACGGTGAACCTCTACGCCGGACGCGACCGCCAGGTGCCCCACACCGATCCGCGTGGCACGGACCTGCTGCTCGCTTGCGGGGCCGCGCTGCACCACCTCCGGATCGGGCTCGCCGTGCAGGGCTGGCGCACGCGGGTGTACCGGCTGCCCGACCCGGCCGAACCGGAGCACCTGGCCGCGATCGAGCTGTACCGCGGTGAGCCGGGCGCCGACGAGGTCGCGCTGGCCGCGGCCATTCCGCGGCGGCGGTCCGACCGGCGCCGCTACGACCAGCGGAGGCCACCGGAGTCGCACCTGTCCCTGATGATCGACCGCGCCGAAACCACCGGCGTGCTGGTGCGCGCCGCCACGGACCGCGGGGCGCGGCCACAGCTGGTGCGGGCGCTCGCCGAATGCGCCCACTACCAGCTGCTGGGGCCGGCCGTGCTGCTCGAACTCGCCGCCTGGCGCGGGCACTGGCCGCCGAGCGTGCCGGAGTACGACCACGAGTCGGTGCTGCTGGTGCTCGGCACCCACGCCGACGACCGCCTGGCGCGCCTGCGCGCGGGCGAGGCGCTGAGCGAGGTCCTGCTCTCGGCCACCGGGCTCGGCCTGGCGAGCTGCGCGCTGACCGATCCGCTCGGGGTGATCGACGTGCGCCCGATCCTGGCGAAGGAGTTGCTGGACGGGGCGCATCCGCAGGTGGTGTGCCGGCTGGGCTGGGCCCGGCTGAACGCCGAACCGCTCCCCGCCACCACACGGCGGCCGCTGGACGAGGTGGTGCAGAACTTCGCCGCGGTCGCCGTGTGACCAAGGGCCGCGAGCGGCCGGCCCGGCGTGCACAGCCGCCGACCCCTCGCGGCCCACCACGGCCAACCCGAGTGGGCGTGGCCGGGGGCCCCGCGCGGAGTGCTCGCCGCACGGTGCCCCCGGTCGGCCAGTTCGCTCAGGCGTGGAACTCCAGTACCGTGCGCCCGTCCGCGATCGGGGCTGAGCGGCGGAGAGCCAGGCCGCCGTCGGCGGCCAAGGCGGACAGCTCGGCGACGGTGCGTTCCCGGCCCGCGAAGCACATCAGCATGAACAGGTCGATGCCCGTGTCCGCGCCCTCGCCCCGCACCGGCTCGATCACGACCACCACGCCACCCGCTTCACGGCAGCGCGAGAGGATCTCGCGGGCGTGGTCGTCATCCCAGTCGTGAAGGATGTCGGAGAGCAGGTAGGCGTCGGCGCCCGCGGGAAGCGGGTCGAAGAAGCTGCCGGTGACAGTGCTCGCCCGGTCGCCGAATCCGGTTGCCGGGAAGCTGGGGCTGAGGTCCAGCACGACGCCCCGCACCTCGGGATGGGCTCGCAGGATCGCCGTCAGCACGGTTCCGTCACCGCCGCCGACGTCCACGATCGACGAGAACCGGCCCCAGTCGAAGCGCTCGGCGATCTGCCCGGCCTGCGTGCGGAAGCGCCAGTTCATCTGGGCGTCGAACGAGCGCCGCAACGCCGGATGCGCGTCGAGGTCGGCCCAGAAGTCGCGGCCGTACCGGCGCGGGTACGCGGGCTCGCCGGTGGTGATCGTGCCCAGCAGATCGGCGAAGGCGAGTTCGGCACGGCCACCGGCGCAGTTGATGTCCAGTAGGAGCTTCGGCCCCTCCTCGCGCAGTTCCGCGCCGAGCGCCGTGGGGCGGTAGCGGCCGGAGTCCACTTCGAACACTCCGACCGCGACCAGGTGGTCGAGCAGACAGCGCAACGCCGGGGCCGAAGTCCCCGTCGCCGCGGCGAGTTCCTCGGCGGTTCCTTCGTGTTCCGCCAGCCCGAGCGTCGCCGCCACCCGGATGGCCATCGGCGTGGCCAGTCCGGCCATGGCCAGGATCGGCATGGTCAGGGCAGCGCGGCTTCGATGGCCTTGACCACGGCCTCGTCCTCCGGCTCGGTGCGCGGGCGGAACCGGCCCAGCACCGTGCCGTCCACCCCGACCAGGAACTTCTCGAAGTTCCACTGCACGTCACCGGCTTCACCGTCGGCGTCGGCGACCGAGGTCAGCGACTCGTACAGCGGGTGCCGCCCGGCGCCGTTCACCTCGATCTTCGAGAACATCGGGAACGTCACGCCGTACGTGGTGGAGCAGAACGTCCGGATCTCCTCGGCGCTGCCCGGTTCCTGCCCGGCGAACTGGTTGCACGGGAACCCCGCCACCGCGAAACCCCGCGAGCCGAACCGCTCCTGCAGCTTCTCCAGCCCGGTGTACTGCGGCGTCAGCCCGCACTTCGACGCCACGTTCACCACCAGCAGCACCTTCTCGCCCAGCGCGCCGAGCGTGGTCGGCTCGCCGTCGAGGGTCTCCACGGTGATGTCCTTGATGTCCTTGATTCCCATCAGCACCTCACAGGTCGCGGGCATCAAGATGCCCGAATGGCTTGTCCGGCAACGACGTCGGCGCGCGCCCGGCCGCCAGCGCGTCGAACCGCTCGGTGTGCACGCGCGCCCGGCGCCGAGCGTAGTCGGCGGCGGAGTCCTTGGTGACCATGAACGCCCAGTCGCTGGACAGGGCCAGCAGCGCCTCGGTGACCAGCTGGTCCCGCACCGGATCGCGGTGTCCCCGCGCGCCCGGCGGCAGCGCGAGCAACCGCCGCTGCAACTCGGTGTTCGCGGTGACCATGTCGGCGACCTGCTCGCCGTCCCACACCCGCCAGTCCTTGCCCGAGCCCCACGAGGACGCGGGCAGTTCGACCGGCGCGCCGAGGTGACCGGCGTCCAGCGCGCCCTGCAACGTGGTCACCCGCACGCCCGCTTCCGGCAGCGCCCGCAGCACGGCCTCCAGCCACGCCGGGCCTTCGTGCCACCAGTGTCCGAAAAGCTCGGTGTCGTACGCCGCGACCACCAGTGATTCGCGCCCGTGCTGTTCGCGCAACGACCGCAGCCGCGTCACCACGGTGTCCACGAAGTCCTTGACGTGCAAGCGAAGCGTGTCCGCGGCGAGTGCCGGGTCGTAGGGCGCCTTGTCCACGGGCTCGACCTGCTTGCCGGTGACCCGCGACGGCTTGAGTCCCACGTTGTGGTCCCAGGTGTGGAAATCCCGGTACGAACCGTGCCCGGGATAACCGGCCTTCGGTGACCAAACCCGGTACGTCACCTCGAGATCACGCCCGAAGGCCACCACGTCAGACGAGCCGACGGTGCGAGCCGCCGACGTGTCACCACGCAGCGAAGGCCCGTCCACCAGGAATCGCTGCACCCCGGCCGCCGCGTAGTCGTTCTCCATGCCCGGCGCGTAACCGCATTCCGGCGCCCAGATCCCGGCCGGACGGTGACCGACGCGCAGTCGCGTGTCGGCGAGTCCGGTGCGCAACGCGAAGGCGCGCACCCGCGGGTCGAGCAGCGGCTGGAACGGGTGCGTGGCGGGGCCGCCGAGCAGTTCGATCGTTCCGGCGTCCACAAGGGACCGGAGCACCGGCGAGAAACCGTGCCGCCACCGGGTTTCCAGCTCCTCGCAGGCGCGATCGGCGGCCAGGTGCTCGGCCGCGGCCAGCGAGCGGAGCAGCGGGTCGCCCGCCCAGAGCGTGGACGCGTGCCGCGCGCGCAGCTGCCAGTGCCCGAGCCAGTGGTGGAAGGCACGCAGGCAGTACGGATCGTCGAGCTGCGCGGCCAGCACCGGGGTGACGCCAAGGGTGAGCACGTCGCGCTTGCCCTCGTCGGCGAAGCGGCGCAGCAGGTCGACCACCGGGAAGTACGAGTGCGCCCAGGCCTGGTACAGCCATTCCTCGCCGACCGGCCAGGAACCGTGGTGCGCCAGCCACGGCAGGTGGCTGTGCAACACCAGGCAGAACGTGCCTTCGTGCTCGCTCACTGCCGCACCGCCACGGCCACCAGGTCCAGGCTCGCGTCGAGGTCTTCGCCGTGCACCACGAAGTCCCCGGTGCGGATGGAGTCGACGTCGGCGAGCAGTTCGGGCGGCCACACCGCCTGGCCGGGCAGCGAGCCCATCACCACGTCCAGCTGCGCCTGGATGATCGAACCGCCGTACCGCTCGTCGAGCGCGCGCACGGCCGGACCGTGGTGCAGCCCGTGCAGCAGCTCCACTTCGAACCCGGCCTCGCGCAGCAGCTCGTCCAGCTCGGCCGGCGCGAGTTCCCTGGTGTGGTACGGATTCAGCGGCACGTCGCTGTCCGGGGTGAAGGTGAGCCGGTTCGGCGTGGTGACCAGCAGCCGCCCGCCCGGTCGCAGCACCCGCAGGCATTCGTCGAGGAAGCCGGCCTGGTCCCAGAGGTGCTCGATCACCTGGAAGTTCGCCACGACGTCCACAGTGGACGATCGGAGCGGCAGGCAGGCGAGATTGCCGCGGATCACGTCGAGCGCCGGGTAGCGCCGGGCCGCGTGCGCGGTGGTCGGCTCGTCGTAGTCCAGTGCGAGCACCCGCGGCGCGGAGGTGGCGATCAGGCCGGCACCGTAACCTTCGCCACAGCCCGCCTCCAGCACGGTCGCGCCCGCGCAGTAGGGGAGCAGGGCGGCGTAGGCGGCTTCGTGGCGCCTGAACCAGTAGTTCTCCTCGGGAACGTCCGGCACGGTGCGTTCTCCGGTGAGGTGCAGGGCCTCGGCGGGGGTGGTCACCGGATCACCCTGTCACATTCGCCGGGGCTACCCAGTCCAAAGGTCATGCAGTCGACATTCACCCGCGCCGCGCTGGCGCTGTTCGCACTGGTCGGATTTGCCACCGGAGCCTGGGCGTGCTTCCTGCCGGACTCCTTCTACCTGGACTTCCCCGGCTTCCGCAGCGGCTGGGTCTCGGCCGACGGGCCCTACAACGAGCACCTGATCCGTGACGTGGGCGCGATGTTCCTGGTGCTGGGCACGATCGCCGCCGCCGCGCTCGGGATGAAGACCACCGCCGCCGCGCGCCTGGCGGGGGCGGCGTGGCTCGTGCTCGGTGTGCCGCACACCACGTACCACCTGATCCACCTGCACGTGCTCGAGCCGGTGGACCAGGTGCTCAACGCGGTCGGCCTGGTCGCGGGCACGCTCGCCGCCCTGGCCGTGCTGCTGGTCCCAGGACGGCGGCGCGCCCCGGCACCGGCTTCAGCGGAGTAGAACCTGGTGGCACACGCGAGGCCGCTCAAAAGCGACCTCGCCGCCCCGCCGGAGGCGGGGCCGAAAGCTCAGTAGCCGCGGGGTTTGCCCTTGCCGCGCAGCTTGCCCAGCGCGTCCTTGGCCTGCTGGCGCTTGCGGGGATCGTTGGCGTACCGCTTGACCTGGTTGATCGTCTGGCGGCCCTGCGGGCTCTTGGCGAACCGCGCGATCTTCTGGAACAGCGATGCCATCTCAGTGCCCTCCTGCGCGTGGCGGTTTGTCCGGTTCGCCAGGACAACGAACCACGGGTCCACACGGTTCCCCGGTACTACCCGGTCACCCGG
The genomic region above belongs to Amycolatopsis sp. YIM 10 and contains:
- a CDS encoding pyridoxamine 5'-phosphate oxidase family protein; amino-acid sequence: MRRGSTPEDNMGGSRAESLSHGECLRLLGRAGVGRVVYTKHAMPAIDLVGYTMRDGAVIIRSPGDSELPSAVRNAVVAFQADRLSADLTAGWSVSVVGHATEISDHEEVEKLSGAAPTPWPASAGDRFLKITVKLASGTRIGNGR
- a CDS encoding response regulator transcription factor, whose protein sequence is MISVFLVDDHEVVRRGVAHLLESDPDLEVIGEAGTAAQAMARIPALRPDVAVLDVRLPDGNGVELCRDLRSRLPGLNCLMLTSFTDEQAMLDAILAGAGGYVIKDIDGMRLVAAVHDVGSGLSLLDNRAAAALMAKLRAEVSVDGPLAGLSDRERELLGFISDGLTNRQIATRMNLAEKTVKNYVSRLLTKLGMQRRTQAAVLATRLRGQRR
- a CDS encoding GAF domain-containing sensor histidine kinase — encoded protein: MTEGEVLRLVVVRALELIGADHVLLALPADGGAELVVVVCAGADEAAFDGLRLPCDGTIGGAVFRTGKARRAVTPGPGLDDRSGAAMAVPLAGVDESLGVLIALRDKGKPVFTADRVTLATGFAEQAALAVRTAREHLHRHELDLLNERDRIARELHDHVIQRLFAVGLSLQGLGRAAESPELRRRLTESVEDLQEVVREIRNTIFDLHGDPAGATWLRRRLQQVIDELTEHTGVRAIVRMSGPLSVIPPELAVHAEAVVREAVGNTVRHAMARSVTVAVAVENELSIGVTDDGSGISPDSVHSGLAALAARAADAGGTLHVQASPEGGTRLLWSVPLP
- a CDS encoding NAD(P)H nitroreductase produces the protein MDHGYPDERTMRTAIELAVRAPSVRNSQPWRWRLGGRTVNLYAGRDRQVPHTDPRGTDLLLACGAALHHLRIGLAVQGWRTRVYRLPDPAEPEHLAAIELYRGEPGADEVALAAAIPRRRSDRRRYDQRRPPESHLSLMIDRAETTGVLVRAATDRGARPQLVRALAECAHYQLLGPAVLLELAAWRGHWPPSVPEYDHESVLLVLGTHADDRLARLRAGEALSEVLLSATGLGLASCALTDPLGVIDVRPILAKELLDGAHPQVVCRLGWARLNAEPLPATTRRPLDEVVQNFAAVAV
- a CDS encoding methyltransferase, with protein sequence MPILAMAGLATPMAIRVAATLGLAEHEGTAEELAAATGTSAPALRCLLDHLVAVGVFEVDSGRYRPTALGAELREEGPKLLLDINCAGGRAELAFADLLGTITTGEPAYPRRYGRDFWADLDAHPALRRSFDAQMNWRFRTQAGQIAERFDWGRFSSIVDVGGGDGTVLTAILRAHPEVRGVVLDLSPSFPATGFGDRASTVTGSFFDPLPAGADAYLLSDILHDWDDDHAREILSRCREAGGVVVVIEPVRGEGADTGIDLFMLMCFAGRERTVAELSALAADGGLALRRSAPIADGRTVLEFHA
- a CDS encoding glutathione peroxidase: MGIKDIKDITVETLDGEPTTLGALGEKVLLVVNVASKCGLTPQYTGLEKLQERFGSRGFAVAGFPCNQFAGQEPGSAEEIRTFCSTTYGVTFPMFSKIEVNGAGRHPLYESLTSVADADGEAGDVQWNFEKFLVGVDGTVLGRFRPRTEPEDEAVVKAIEAALP
- a CDS encoding glycoside hydrolase family 57 protein, which translates into the protein MSEHEGTFCLVLHSHLPWLAHHGSWPVGEEWLYQAWAHSYFPVVDLLRRFADEGKRDVLTLGVTPVLAAQLDDPYCLRAFHHWLGHWQLRARHASTLWAGDPLLRSLAAAEHLAADRACEELETRWRHGFSPVLRSLVDAGTIELLGGPATHPFQPLLDPRVRAFALRTGLADTRLRVGHRPAGIWAPECGYAPGMENDYAAAGVQRFLVDGPSLRGDTSAARTVGSSDVVAFGRDLEVTYRVWSPKAGYPGHGSYRDFHTWDHNVGLKPSRVTGKQVEPVDKAPYDPALAADTLRLHVKDFVDTVVTRLRSLREQHGRESLVVAAYDTELFGHWWHEGPAWLEAVLRALPEAGVRVTTLQGALDAGHLGAPVELPASSWGSGKDWRVWDGEQVADMVTANTELQRRLLALPPGARGHRDPVRDQLVTEALLALSSDWAFMVTKDSAADYARRRARVHTERFDALAAGRAPTSLPDKPFGHLDARDL
- a CDS encoding bifunctional 2-polyprenyl-6-hydroxyphenol methylase/3-demethylubiquinol 3-O-methyltransferase UbiG, giving the protein MTTPAEALHLTGERTVPDVPEENYWFRRHEAAYAALLPYCAGATVLEAGCGEGYGAGLIATSAPRVLALDYDEPTTAHAARRYPALDVIRGNLACLPLRSSTVDVVANFQVIEHLWDQAGFLDECLRVLRPGGRLLVTTPNRLTFTPDSDVPLNPYHTRELAPAELDELLREAGFEVELLHGLHHGPAVRALDERYGGSIIQAQLDVVMGSLPGQAVWPPELLADVDSIRTGDFVVHGEDLDASLDLVAVAVRQ